From the Desulfovibrio sp. JY genome, one window contains:
- a CDS encoding LysM domain-containing protein: protein MSMRFLVRTLVCLLVGITTAWPALAADPAKKPTDFRGIAWGSAPSALPGLKSVERDGDIVHYELPSEKKNLGGVTLRRLTYSFYKDRFYHAELDYEGKDAAKVMEQSLEAKYGLPDAVREKKDADGRPYSVAVWNWPGYAFIGNRYDKDGGHGRVFYFYAPLTDASAKAQGLAPAKEPAAATSAKAAKTAKTTPRSGAATGETETYTIKDGDIISKVANARGLTTHQVMEANPGLDPKKLRPGMTIRLPAKK, encoded by the coding sequence ATGTCCATGCGTTTTCTGGTCCGCACCCTGGTCTGCCTGCTTGTCGGCATCACCACCGCATGGCCCGCCCTGGCCGCGGACCCGGCGAAAAAACCCACCGATTTTCGCGGCATCGCCTGGGGCAGCGCCCCCTCGGCCCTGCCCGGGCTCAAGTCCGTCGAACGCGACGGGGACATCGTCCACTACGAACTCCCCAGCGAGAAAAAGAACCTCGGCGGCGTCACCCTGCGCCGGCTCACCTATTCGTTTTACAAGGATCGCTTCTACCACGCCGAGCTCGACTACGAAGGCAAGGACGCGGCCAAGGTCATGGAGCAAAGCCTGGAAGCCAAGTACGGACTGCCCGACGCGGTGCGCGAAAAAAAGGACGCCGACGGCCGGCCCTATAGCGTGGCCGTGTGGAACTGGCCGGGCTATGCCTTCATCGGCAACCGCTACGACAAGGACGGCGGTCACGGCCGGGTGTTCTACTTCTACGCCCCCCTGACCGATGCCTCGGCCAAGGCCCAGGGGCTCGCCCCGGCCAAGGAGCCGGCCGCTGCCACGTCGGCCAAGGCGGCCAAGACTGCCAAGACGACGCCCAGGTCCGGTGCCGCCACGGGCGAGACCGAGACGTACACGATCAAGGACGGCGACATCATTTCCAAGGTGGCCAACGCCCGGGGGCTGACCACGCATCAGGTCATGGAGGCCAACCCCGGCCTCGACCCCAAAAAGCTGCGCCCCGGCATGACCATCCGGCTTCCGGCCAAAAAGTAG
- a CDS encoding DoxX family protein, which yields MGKHYNHLLTAVWTYRVIRLALAVSFIVAGTLKLADVHAFVLTIKAFSILPSEVVMPFAVALPVLEIVGGLLLAFDAPGGLAIIGGLLLLFIGVVANAIRQGLDIDCGCYGPGDPEGEVYHGLHTTLWRDLAMLAGVLYCLLWRRVRGRQRFTPATQTS from the coding sequence ATGGGTAAGCATTATAACCATCTTCTCACCGCGGTCTGGACCTACCGGGTCATCCGCCTCGCCCTGGCCGTTTCCTTCATCGTGGCCGGAACGCTCAAACTGGCCGACGTCCACGCCTTTGTCCTGACCATCAAGGCCTTTTCCATCCTCCCTTCCGAGGTGGTCATGCCGTTTGCCGTGGCGCTGCCGGTGCTGGAGATCGTCGGCGGGCTGCTGCTCGCCTTTGACGCGCCGGGCGGACTGGCCATCATCGGCGGGCTGCTGCTGCTTTTTATCGGCGTGGTCGCCAACGCCATCCGCCAGGGCCTGGACATCGACTGCGGTTGCTACGGCCCGGGCGATCCGGAAGGCGAGGTCTACCACGGCCTGCACACGACCTTGTGGCGTGATCTGGCCATGCTGGCCGGTGTTCTCTATTGTCTGCTGTGGCGTCGCGTTCGCGGCAGACAGCGCTTTACTCCCGCAACCCAAACCTCGTAA
- a CDS encoding rhodanese-like domain-containing protein, translated as MRAVKLTLTLALLSVFCLAQTALANKFEDETAKEKEAVKLVRDTQKGGYGLVSTAELKQWIDEGKKMVIVDTMPFEDSYKKEHIPGAVNFVFPIPDMEKWDAKETGGKTEADFAKLLGPDKNKTIVIYCGFVKCTRSHNGAIWAKKLGYKNVYRFPGGIFAWKGAGYPVDAVK; from the coding sequence ATGCGCGCAGTCAAACTCACCCTGACCCTGGCCCTGCTTTCGGTTTTCTGCTTGGCGCAAACCGCCCTGGCCAACAAGTTCGAAGACGAGACCGCCAAGGAAAAAGAGGCGGTCAAGCTGGTGCGGGACACCCAGAAAGGCGGCTACGGCCTGGTTTCGACGGCGGAGCTCAAACAGTGGATCGACGAAGGCAAGAAGATGGTCATCGTCGACACCATGCCCTTCGAGGACAGCTACAAAAAAGAGCACATCCCCGGCGCCGTCAATTTCGTCTTCCCCATCCCGGACATGGAGAAGTGGGACGCCAAGGAGACCGGCGGCAAGACCGAGGCCGACTTCGCCAAGCTGCTCGGCCCGGACAAGAACAAGACCATCGTGATCTACTGCGGCTTCGTCAAATGCACCCGCAGCCACAACGGCGCGATCTGGGCCAAAAAGCTCGGCTATAAAAACGTCTACCGCTTCCCCGGCGGCATCTTCGCCTGGAAGGGCGCGGGTTACCCCGTCGACGCGGTGAAGTAA
- a CDS encoding C-GCAxxG-C-C family protein — translation MLLFEFFRRNPLPPKPPRKRQPTMNAPSPRLEAADSLTTAVGKRAASLFSNRKLLCAEAIMVAVNDAFGQPLPDEQAVGIAAGLTAGIGDRGCLCGAIAGACAAVGMVCARGGHGPTRQAIRQQSAAIHEAFVNRHKSACCRVLSKKVKDDAKAHAAQCAALTGYGAELAVRSILALRPELADCPDAPTKGEPRLCGRVKWLLSLFCR, via the coding sequence ATGCTGCTGTTCGAGTTCTTCCGACGCAACCCCCTGCCCCCAAAGCCACCCCGCAAAAGGCAACCGACCATGAACGCCCCTTCGCCGCGCTTGGAGGCGGCGGACAGCCTGACCACGGCCGTGGGCAAGCGTGCCGCCAGCCTTTTTTCCAACCGCAAGCTCCTTTGCGCCGAGGCCATCATGGTCGCGGTCAACGATGCCTTCGGCCAGCCCCTGCCCGACGAACAGGCGGTCGGCATCGCCGCTGGCCTTACGGCCGGCATCGGCGACCGGGGCTGCCTGTGCGGGGCCATAGCCGGAGCCTGCGCCGCCGTGGGCATGGTCTGCGCCCGGGGCGGACACGGCCCGACCCGCCAAGCCATCCGCCAACAATCCGCCGCCATCCACGAAGCCTTCGTCAATCGCCACAAATCCGCCTGCTGCCGGGTGCTGTCCAAAAAGGTCAAGGACGACGCCAAGGCCCATGCCGCCCAGTGCGCCGCCCTGACCGGCTACGGCGCCGAACTGGCCGTGCGGTCCATCCTCGCCCTGCGCCCGGAACTGGCCGACTGCCCCGACGCCCCCACCAAGGGCGAACCACGCCTGTGCGGCCGGGTCAAATGGCTGCTGTCGCTTTTTTGCCGTTAA
- a CDS encoding M15 family metallopeptidase, with product MRRVASVAVLLCCLAVAVSAMGQTISPQARRDLSVLETAYPGVMTAIEVSPSGRITVILRDGARVAYDDGRVRTPEQAVCDPDLKTMLAQPYPLGPVTAEPPLWFSPGRSRVQAFFLALYGHDRAEVRANCRPVAFFNQRLEFNTRFGAADAFARVARRLETLAAADPGIKRFLLPASGGMVWRMIAGTDRLSVHSFAAAVDVSPRGNPYWRNLPRGKNMLAVRQRFPEQAVAAFEAEGFVWGGKWAEFDLMHFEYRPELILLARLARGESLPLRPIDALLRPSR from the coding sequence ATGCGTCGCGTAGCGTCGGTTGCCGTTTTGCTGTGTTGCCTGGCTGTGGCCGTTTCCGCCATGGGCCAGACCATTTCTCCCCAGGCCCGGCGCGACCTGTCCGTTCTCGAGACGGCCTATCCGGGCGTCATGACCGCCATCGAGGTTTCACCTAGCGGCCGCATCACGGTTATTTTGCGCGACGGCGCGCGCGTTGCCTACGACGACGGCCGCGTCCGCACGCCCGAACAGGCGGTTTGCGATCCGGACCTCAAGACCATGCTGGCCCAGCCCTATCCCCTCGGTCCGGTGACGGCCGAGCCGCCGCTGTGGTTTTCGCCGGGCCGCAGCCGGGTCCAGGCGTTTTTTCTGGCCCTATACGGCCACGACCGGGCCGAGGTCCGGGCCAACTGCCGCCCGGTGGCCTTTTTCAACCAGCGCCTGGAGTTCAATACCCGCTTCGGCGCGGCCGATGCCTTCGCGCGCGTCGCCCGCCGTCTGGAAACGCTTGCCGCCGCCGATCCCGGCATCAAGCGCTTTTTGCTGCCGGCCTCGGGCGGCATGGTCTGGCGGATGATCGCCGGCACGGACCGGCTCTCGGTCCACTCCTTCGCCGCGGCCGTGGACGTCAGCCCGCGCGGCAATCCGTACTGGCGCAATCTGCCGCGCGGCAAAAACATGCTGGCCGTGCGCCAGCGGTTTCCCGAGCAGGCGGTTGCGGCCTTCGAGGCCGAGGGATTTGTCTGGGGCGGCAAATGGGCGGAGTTCGACCTCATGCATTTCGAATACCGGCCGGAGCTGATTCTCCTGGCCCGACTGGCGCGTGGCGAATCGTTGCCGCTTCGCCCCATTGACGCCTTGCTGCGCCCTTCCCGCTAG
- a CDS encoding hydrogenase small subunit, giving the protein MNFSVGLGRDDAEKRLVQNGVSRRDFMKFCATVAAAMGMGPAFAPKVAQALTAKHRPSVIWLHNAECTGCTEAAIRTIKPYIDALILDTISLDYQETIMAAAGEAAEAALHQALEGKDGYYLVVEGGLPTIDGGKWGMVSGHPMLETTKKAAAKAKGIICIGTCSAYGGVQKAKPNPSQAKGVSEALGVKTINIPGCPPNPINFVGAVVHVLTKGIPDLDENGRPKLFYGELVHDNCPRLPHFEASEFAPSFESEEAKKGFCLYELGCKGPVTYNNCPKVLFNQVNWPVQAGHPCIGCSEPDFWDTMTPFYEQG; this is encoded by the coding sequence ATGAACTTTTCCGTGGGTCTTGGCAGGGATGATGCGGAAAAACGGCTTGTGCAGAACGGCGTCTCCCGCCGCGACTTCATGAAATTTTGCGCCACCGTCGCAGCGGCCATGGGCATGGGCCCCGCCTTTGCGCCCAAGGTCGCCCAGGCGCTGACGGCCAAACACCGTCCGTCGGTGATCTGGCTGCACAACGCCGAATGCACCGGCTGCACCGAAGCGGCCATCCGGACCATCAAACCGTATATCGACGCGCTGATCCTCGACACCATCTCCCTGGATTACCAGGAGACCATCATGGCCGCAGCCGGCGAAGCCGCCGAGGCGGCCCTGCACCAGGCCCTCGAAGGCAAGGACGGCTACTACCTGGTCGTGGAAGGCGGCCTGCCGACCATCGACGGCGGCAAGTGGGGCATGGTTTCCGGGCATCCCATGCTCGAGACCACCAAGAAAGCCGCGGCCAAGGCCAAGGGCATCATCTGCATCGGCACCTGCTCGGCCTACGGCGGCGTCCAGAAGGCCAAGCCCAATCCCAGCCAGGCCAAGGGCGTGTCCGAAGCGCTCGGCGTCAAGACCATCAACATCCCCGGCTGCCCGCCCAACCCCATCAACTTCGTGGGCGCCGTGGTCCATGTCCTGACCAAGGGCATCCCGGATCTCGACGAGAACGGCCGGCCGAAGCTCTTCTACGGCGAGTTGGTCCACGACAACTGTCCGCGCCTGCCCCACTTCGAGGCCTCCGAATTCGCGCCCTCCTTCGAGTCCGAAGAGGCCAAGAAAGGCTTCTGCCTCTACGAACTCGGCTGCAAGGGCCCCGTTACCTACAACAACTGCCCCAAGGTGCTGTTCAACCAGGTCAACTGGCCCGTCCAGGCCGGCCATCCCTGCATCGGCTGCAGCGAGCCGGACTTCTGGGACACCATGACTCCCTTCTACGAGCAGGGCTAG
- a CDS encoding nickel-dependent hydrogenase large subunit: MAESKPTPQSTFTGPIVVDPITRIEGHLRIMVEVENGKVKDAWSSSQLFRGLEIILKGRDPRDAQHFTQRACGVCTYVHALASTRCVDDAVKVSIPANARMMRNLVMASQYLHDHLVHFYQLHALDWVDVTAALKADPNKAAKLAASIAPARPGNSAKALKAVQDKLKAFVESGQLGIFTNAYFLGGHKAYYLPPEVDLIATAHYLEALHMQVKAASAMAILGGKNPHTQFTVVGGCSNYQALTKDPLANYMALTKEVCQFINECYIPDLLAVAGFYKDWGGIGGTSNYLGFGEFATDDSSPEKHLETSYFPSGVIMGRDLGKVDKVDLGAIYEDVKYSWYAPGGDGKHPYDGVTDPKYTKLDDKDHYSWMKAPRYKGKAMEVGPLARTFIAYAKGQPDFKKVVDMVLGKLSVPATALHSTLGRTAARGIETAIVCANMDKWIKEMADSGAKDNTLCAKWEMPEESKGVGLADAPRGALSHWIRIKGKKIDNFQLVVPSTWNLGPRGAQGDKSPVEEALIGTPIADPKRPVEILRTVHAFDPCIACGVHVIEPETNEILKFKVC, from the coding sequence ATGGCTGAGAGCAAACCCACGCCGCAATCCACCTTCACCGGCCCCATCGTGGTCGACCCCATTACCCGGATCGAAGGACATTTGCGGATCATGGTCGAGGTGGAAAACGGCAAGGTCAAGGACGCCTGGAGCTCCTCGCAGCTCTTCCGCGGCCTGGAAATCATCCTCAAGGGCCGCGATCCCCGCGACGCCCAGCACTTCACCCAGCGCGCCTGCGGCGTGTGCACGTACGTCCACGCCCTGGCCTCCACCCGTTGCGTCGACGACGCCGTCAAGGTCAGCATCCCGGCCAACGCCCGCATGATGCGAAACCTCGTCATGGCCTCCCAGTATCTCCATGACCACCTCGTCCACTTCTACCAGCTGCACGCCCTGGACTGGGTCGACGTGACCGCGGCGCTCAAGGCCGACCCCAACAAGGCCGCCAAACTGGCCGCCTCCATCGCCCCGGCCCGCCCCGGCAACTCGGCCAAGGCCCTCAAAGCCGTCCAGGACAAGCTGAAAGCCTTCGTCGAGTCCGGACAGCTCGGCATCTTCACCAACGCCTACTTCCTCGGCGGCCACAAGGCCTACTATCTGCCGCCCGAAGTCGACCTCATCGCCACCGCCCACTACCTGGAAGCCCTGCACATGCAGGTCAAGGCGGCCAGCGCCATGGCCATCCTCGGCGGCAAGAACCCCCACACCCAGTTCACCGTCGTGGGCGGCTGCTCCAACTACCAGGCCCTGACCAAGGACCCGCTGGCCAACTACATGGCCCTCACCAAGGAAGTCTGCCAGTTCATCAACGAATGCTACATCCCGGACCTGCTGGCCGTGGCCGGCTTCTACAAGGACTGGGGCGGCATCGGCGGCACCAGCAACTACCTGGGCTTCGGCGAGTTCGCCACCGACGACAGCTCCCCCGAAAAACACCTTGAAACCTCCTACTTCCCGTCCGGCGTCATCATGGGCCGCGACCTCGGCAAGGTGGACAAGGTGGACCTCGGCGCCATCTACGAGGACGTCAAGTACTCCTGGTACGCCCCCGGCGGCGACGGCAAGCATCCCTACGACGGCGTCACCGATCCCAAGTACACCAAGCTCGACGACAAGGATCACTACTCCTGGATGAAGGCCCCCCGCTACAAGGGCAAGGCCATGGAAGTCGGTCCCCTGGCCCGTACCTTCATCGCCTACGCCAAGGGACAGCCCGACTTCAAAAAGGTCGTGGACATGGTCCTCGGCAAACTGTCCGTCCCGGCCACGGCCCTGCACTCGACTCTCGGACGCACCGCCGCCCGCGGCATCGAGACCGCCATCGTCTGCGCCAACATGGACAAGTGGATCAAGGAAATGGCCGACAGCGGCGCCAAGGACAACACCCTGTGCGCCAAGTGGGAGATGCCCGAGGAGTCCAAGGGCGTCGGCCTGGCCGATGCGCCCCGCGGTGCCCTGTCCCACTGGATCCGCATCAAGGGCAAGAAGATCGACAACTTCCAGCTGGTCGTCCCCTCGACCTGGAACCTCGGTCCCCGGGGCGCCCAGGGCGACAAGAGCCCGGTGGAAGAAGCCCTCATCGGCACGCCCATCGCCGATCCCAAGCGCCCGGTCGAGATCCTGCGCACGGTCCACGCCTTCGATCCCTGCATCGCCTGCGGCGTGCACGTCATCGAGCCCGAGACCAACGAAATCCTCAAGTTCAAGGTTTGCTAA
- a CDS encoding HyaD/HybD family hydrogenase maturation endopeptidase produces MSDTPRKILILGVGNILYTDEGVGVRAVERLLETYDFSDNVTLMDGGNLGMKLMQPLMDCDYCIVLDAVLGGDAPGTVYRLTGEDLRKSLAFKDSMHQSDLVDTLIYCELIGKRPEAVVIGMEPVDFQNMSVELTPTIADRIPAMIDIALAELADVGGVATPKKGAGGDARGETL; encoded by the coding sequence ATGTCCGATACCCCGCGCAAAATCCTCATCCTTGGCGTCGGCAACATCCTCTACACCGACGAAGGCGTCGGCGTGCGGGCCGTGGAGCGCCTTCTCGAAACCTACGATTTTTCCGACAACGTCACCCTCATGGACGGCGGCAACCTGGGCATGAAGCTCATGCAGCCCCTTATGGACTGCGACTATTGCATCGTGCTCGACGCCGTGCTCGGCGGCGACGCCCCCGGCACCGTCTACCGCCTCACCGGCGAGGACCTGCGCAAGTCCCTGGCCTTCAAGGACTCCATGCACCAGTCCGACCTCGTGGACACGCTGATCTACTGCGAACTGATCGGCAAGCGGCCGGAAGCCGTGGTCATCGGCATGGAACCCGTCGATTTTCAAAACATGAGCGTCGAACTTACCCCCACCATCGCCGACCGCATCCCGGCCATGATCGACATCGCCCTGGCCGAACTCGCCGACGTCGGCGGCGTCGCCACGCCCAAGAAGGGCGCGGGAGGAGATGCGAGAGGGGAAACCCTTTAA
- the dapA gene encoding 4-hydroxy-tetrahydrodipicolinate synthase yields MEFRGAITALVTPFRNGEVDEEAFRAFIEWQIEQGIHGVVPCGTTGESATLSHEEHKRVVRICVDQVKGRVPVLAGAGSNNTREAIEITKDAKDAKADGALLITPYYNKPTQAGLIAHFKAIGEQVDIPFIVYNVPSRTSVNLLPETLAVMKKEIPQVVGIKEATGDLSQVSRVIEFCGEDFMVLSGDDPTGLPTMTIGGRGIISVVSNFAPAKMAAMCDAALAGDLTKAKALHYELSPLYRAAFVETNPVPAKTALEMMGRFPAEVRLPMVPLQPQNREKLKTALASAGLL; encoded by the coding sequence ATGGAGTTTCGAGGCGCAATCACGGCATTGGTGACGCCATTTCGAAACGGCGAGGTTGATGAAGAGGCCTTCCGCGCCTTTATCGAATGGCAAATCGAACAGGGCATTCATGGCGTCGTACCCTGCGGCACCACGGGCGAATCCGCCACGTTGTCCCACGAGGAACATAAACGGGTGGTCCGCATCTGCGTGGACCAGGTCAAAGGCCGCGTGCCCGTTCTGGCCGGGGCCGGGTCCAACAACACCCGCGAAGCCATCGAGATCACCAAGGACGCCAAAGACGCCAAAGCCGACGGGGCCCTGCTGATCACCCCCTATTACAACAAACCCACCCAGGCCGGACTCATTGCCCACTTCAAGGCCATCGGCGAACAGGTGGACATTCCGTTTATCGTCTACAACGTGCCGAGCCGCACGTCCGTCAACCTGCTGCCCGAGACCCTGGCCGTCATGAAGAAGGAAATTCCCCAGGTGGTGGGGATCAAAGAGGCCACGGGCGACCTCAGTCAGGTTTCCCGGGTGATCGAATTCTGCGGCGAGGACTTCATGGTCCTTTCCGGGGACGATCCCACCGGCCTGCCCACCATGACCATCGGCGGACGCGGCATCATTTCCGTGGTGTCCAACTTCGCGCCGGCCAAGATGGCCGCCATGTGCGACGCGGCCCTGGCCGGCGACCTGACCAAGGCCAAGGCGCTCCATTACGAACTGAGCCCGCTTTACCGGGCGGCCTTTGTCGAAACCAACCCGGTGCCGGCCAAGACCGCCCTGGAGATGATGGGCCGGTTCCCGGCCGAGGTGCGCCTGCCCATGGTGCCCCTGCAACCCCAGAACCGCGAAAAGCTCAAAACAGCCCTGGCCTCGGCCGGACTGCTGTAG